A window of Glycine soja cultivar W05 chromosome 2, ASM419377v2, whole genome shotgun sequence genomic DNA:
catagaatgaattgaaaagctcggtttgaggtacttacccgttgaagactgaagaaaacgaagaacgaacgataattgttgaagaacggtcgagaatcttcgcgtaattactcacggaaacgttacggaagcgcctcgacttggattttcttcacaaaaataattttcctcagcaatttcgagaggaagagaagtgccaagaaggctgaacccttttcttcttcactcctccccctatttatagcaaaataagggaggagcttgccacccagctcgcccaggcgagcaaggttgcttcctccagaagcaacagtcttctggaggaaggatctggaaggcccaagtgggccagattgctatttgtacccccttttttactaaatgtaccccccttctatttttttttggtaattctttttccgtaacgttacgaaactttacgaattttgtaacgatactaattttccttccgcaaggttacgaatccttacggattatgtatttactcttttttagctttcgaagaagttacgaaaactcacggattgtgcaaaaacacatcttttcgatttccgccacatcacggaatttcacggatcgcgcaagcctgcttccttttgatttctgacacgtctcgggacttcatttattgtgcaacaaaggacgccaattATCTCAAatcggctaaccaaaggttgcatgtcatcaagtaataattcccggacgaaattagggtatgacatgacagaaagagaaagaaaaaaaggaattatTCAGATGATGTTGATTCCAATAGTGTTGAGAAGGTAGTAGCTTTGTGGGAGAGGAGACTTTCGTTGAAACTTCTGCTTGCTGCCTTGAATGGAAAGGATTCTGCAATAGCTATGTGCAAATTCTGTAGGCTCATGGGTAATACCACTGCTGAGCTGTTGTTGAATCGGTAAATAAGAACAAGAGTTCAGTTTCTGCTGATAAGTCCCTAACACTGATTTCCATGTTTTATAGGTTTAAGGATACTTGGGTGTGGGGAGCTGCATGTAATGGGATCTTCTCTACCAAAagttcaataaaaaacaaatatatggataatacaagagagagaaaagggcAGTGGCaatcacaacatatatatagagaagggcagtagataaaattacaaaaacattcaacactAACAATGAACAAGTTCTGAGAGTTAAAATCACAGTAAATACTTCAACACTTTCtcagtccaatgaaagaaaggtcatgtagagAGGCATGAACATATTAGTCaaatgaaagaaaggtcatgtagacaggcatagcataagttacaaatataccagtaatgcatacaacaacaatttcaaattagttttcgaatcaaagatataaatacctgagttCGAGGCTTCAGCACAATTGACTTTCTAGCAATGACCGCAGCACCAGTTTGAATTTTCAAACAACAATCACCACAGGATCAACAATGGCTAAAATCGCTCCTAATGGAATCTGAAAATAGTATGGCAACAGAATTTAGTGTTtagcaaattaaataaaataaggcaaaatgacattataaataatatatttgattttgtccTGCATCCATTTCCTTCCCTCTATCTAGTTTGGAGTCTTATACTCAAATTACTTGCTAACTTTCTTTTATATTCACTCTTGCATTTGTGGGAGCTTGTGATTATGCTTAGTCATGTTAATTTCTTCTATATTCAGTCTTGCTTGTGGCTAATATTTATGCCCCCTGTGATTTACAAGGTAAAAGACAGCTATGGCAGTCTTTGAGTACAAGGAAGCTTCAATCTCAATTGGGTAGAGGTATTAAGTGGGCCTCTATCAGGAATTTGGTCAATTAGGTAGAGGTATTAAGTGTGCCTCTATCAGGAATTTGGTTGGGAAGCATAAGATACATCTTCTTTGTTTGCAAGAAACAAAGAGGGATTCCATTGACAGGGCACTTTGCCAGGCTCTGTGGGGTCACTCAGACTTTGATTAGGAATTGTTTCCTGCGGACAATACAGCTGGGGGACTTCTCTGTGTCTGGAATAACAATAACTTCCAGGTTGATATTAAAATACCTTAAAGGGGTTTCATCATGTTGGAGGGGGTATGGCTGGTAGAAAGTCAGAGGGTAGTGGTGGCTAATATCTATGCTTCTATGGAAGTATTGGAAGAAGCTATAGGCTGGTAGAAAGTCAATATTGAGTGCAGTGCCGAGGTATTGGAAGAAGCTCAGCACTTATGGCATATTGGAGAAAATATAGGCATGGGGGCAACCACAGATGACTCAGAGATTCTTCAAAGTTATGCTTCTATGGAGTGCAGAGATAGAAAAAAAGCTATGGAGTTGGGTAGCAGGAAATCTTTAAAATGAATATTCTGTCATATAACATTAGAGGGCTGGGTAGAGGTATAGAGTGGGCCTCTATTAGGAGACTGGTTGGGAAACACATGATATACCTCCTCTATTTGCAAGAAACAAAGAGGGACTCTCTGGATAAGGCATTGTGCCAGGCTTTGTGGGGTCACTCAGACTTTGAATGGGAATGGGTCCCTGTTATGAATACTGCTGGGGTTTACTGTGTATCTGgaacaataataatttctaGGTTGAGGTGAAAACTGCTGAAAGGGGATTCATTATGTTGGAGGGGGTTTGGATGGCAGAAATGCAGAGAGTTGTGGTGGCCAACATTTATGCTCCTTGTGAGATAGAAAGCAAAAGACAACTGTGGGAGATGATGTACTCAAGGAAGAACCAGTCCCAAATTCAGTCTTGGTGCCTTGTAGGAGACTTTAATTGCATTAGACACCCAGCAGAAAGAGTGGGAAGTAGACACTCTAATTTAGAAGCTAATCTTATAGCTGAATTTAATGATTGGTTGACTGAAATGGAGATAGATGATATCCCCTGTGTGGGGAAGCCTTTTACTTGGGTTAGGCCTAATGGCTCTTGCAAGAGCTAGCTAGATAGAGTGTTAGTCTCTGATGACTGGCTATCTAAGTGGCCTGATAGCTCCCAATTCAATGTTGAAAGGAACTATTCAGATCACTGCCCCATCCTAATGAATTCTAAATGCACTGATTGGGGCCCTAAGCCTTTTAGGGTCTTTGACGCTTGGCTGTCTAACAAGGACTACACTAAGGTGGTTAGGGACTGCTGGTCTGTAAATCAGCCTATTggttgggggggggggtatgcactaaaatgcaaacttcAGAACCTCAAACATAGGCTAAAAACCTGGAGCAGAGATAACTGTGGAGACCTAGGCATCAAGGTGAAACAAACTCAGAAAAAGCTGAATGATCTGGAGGATTCTCTCACAGCTCACCCCTCTGAACAGCAAATCCAACAGCTTAAAAAAACACAGTCTGACCTTTGGGAGCAGTCTTTTCTTCATGAATCAATAGTGAGACAGAAATCTAGAAGTAAGTGGATCAAAGAGGGTGATGGCAACACCTCTTATTTTTCAcagaattataaattttagcagAAGAAGGAATGCCCTGAGGGGGCTGCATATTGATGGCAATTGGGTAGATAAACCTGCTGTGGTCAAGGCTGCAATTCTCCAGCACTTCCAAGGCAGATTTGCTGAACCTTCCTTGAACAGACCCAACCTAGATGGGGTTTCCTTTAATGTTCTGTCCAGTAATCAGAGAGAAACGATGGTGGAACCTTTTAAAGAGGAGGAGATTTCTAGTGCTGTGTGGGCTTGTGGGAGTGACAAAAGCCCAGGGCCTGATGGCCTCAATTTCAGGTTCTTAAAGAACTTCTGGAATGAGTTGAAGCCTGAATTCCTAAGGTTTTTCTCGGAATTTTATGTGAATGCAGTATTCCCTAAGGATCTCAACTCATCATTCATTGCCCTTATCCCCAAGATTAAGGACCCCCAACTTATTAGTGATTTCAGACCTATATCCCTTATTGGCTGTGTTTACAAAATCATTGCTAAAGTCCTATCAAATAGGCTAAGCAAGGTCATGAATCACTTAATAGATGAAAGGCAACTAGAATTTGTTAAGGGCAGACAGCTGCTTCATGGGGTCTTGATTGCAAATGAGGTTGTAGAAAAGGCCAGGAGATCTAAGAAGCCTTGTCTGGTATTCAAAGTGGATTTTGAAAAAGTATATGACTCGGTGTCTTGGCAATTCCTCTTCTATATGATGAGAAGAATGGGGTTTCATGAGAGGTGGATTGGATGGATAAAGGGCTACCTTTCATCAGCATCCATATCTGTTCTAGTAAATGGAAGTCCAACTGAAGAATTTAAACCTCAAAGAGGCTTGAGACAAGGAGACCCATTGGCCCCTTTTTTGTTTGACTTGGTTGCTGAAGGATTGACAGGTATGATGAGGGAAGCTGTGTCCAAAAATTACTACAACAACTTTATGGTAGGCAAGAAAAGGGTTCCAGTCAACATCCTTCAATTTGCTGATGACACTATCTTCTTTGGGGAACCAACTATGGATAATGTCACAGCTATTAAAGCTATTCTTAGAAGTTTTGAGATGGTATCTGGCCttagaattaattttgctaAGAGCCAATTCGGTGCGATTGGAAAACCTGAGGAATGGTGCAGTCTTGCTACCGACTACTTGCATTGTGGCCCCTTGCAGCTCCCATTCATGTACCTAGGGATGCCTATAGGTGTTAACCCTAGAAGGAAGGTGGTGTGGGAGCCTATAATCAGAAAATTTGAAGCCAAATTGAACAAATGGAACCACAGAAGCATCTCTATGGCTGGCAGAACTACCTTAATCAATGTTGTCTTGACAGCTTTGCCCTTGTTTTATATGTCTTTTTTCAGGGTCCCTTCAGCAGTCATCAAGAGGCTCACTACTATCCAAAGACAATTTCTTTGGGGTGGAAActtagaaggaaaaaagataGCTTTGATCTCATGGCAGCAAGTGTGTGCTCCTACAAAAAGGGGAGGGCTGGGAATTAAAGATATCAAGGCTTTTAATAGAGCTCTTCTCATCAAGTGGAAATGGTTGATGTTCCAACAACCAGATCATCTATGGAGCAGAATCCTCACTTCAAAGTACAGGGGTTGGAGAGGCTTGGAAGAGAGTCCTTCTAAGCCGAATTTCTCCTCTTGGTTGTCTGATTTAAGATCAATTATTCAACATAGTAGTATGGCTGCTGTCAATAAGCAATTTCTCTGGAAACTGGGCAGTGgtgatcaaattttattttgggaagACTCATGGGTGGGAGATGGAACTATTCTTAGAGACAAATACCCAGAATTATATcaaatatcatctaaaaaacTACAGACAGTGGCAAGCATGGGGATTTTTGGAGAAACTGGCTGGGAGTGGAAATTCTCCTGGAGAAGAAATCTTTTTGATAATGAATTGGGGGGAGCTTCAGCTTTTATTGACCAGACTGCAGCAATAAGTACTAATGCAGCCTTGATGGATTCTTGGGTGTGGGGAGCTGAACCAACGGGGATCTTTTCTACAAATTCTGCTTATAATTGTATCAGATCTGATAAGCTATTCTATCAGCCAAATAGTGGCTTCAGGCAGCTATGGGAAATCAAAATCCCCCCTACAGCTTTATCCTTTGCTTGGAGATTACTCTGGGATAGGCTTCCTTCTAAGGAAAACCTAATCAGGAGGCGGATTCTCCTTCAAAATGACATTTTCCCCTTCTGCCAAAGCCAAGTCGAATCTGCTTCCCATCTATTTTTCACTTGTCATAAAGTTATGCCTTTGTGGTGGGAATTCAACTCATGGGTGAAGGAAGATAGAGTTCTGCACAGTAAGCCTATGGACAACTTTCTTCAGCACTTCTCATTGGCTGGATCGAGGAATTCTAACAGAAGGAGGATGATATAGTGGATAGCAGCTACAAGATCCATATGGAATCTCAGAAAtgacatgatttttaataatcagCCTTTTGACATCTCTAAATTGGTGGACAAAGCAATCTTTCTCACTTGGTCTTGGTTGAGGGGATGGGAAAAGGATTTCACTGTTCCTTTTCACCAATGGTCCTCAAATATGTCTTTGTCTTTTATCTAGTGTGTGATTTGTAGGGCTGGGCAATGTTGTTCTTTGGTGGCTTATTGGTTACATTCTTGTGTTTTAGGGGATGTTATCCCCTGTACCTTACTGTAGTACCTTTGGTACTatgtttatcatatatataatattatctttgGCCGTTAAAAAAAACGATATTTTTTGGAGAAGCATCTATGGCAAATGTCAAAACTGTGAAGGTTATTCTCAGGAGTTTTGAGCTGGTTTCTGGATTGAGAATTAATTTTGCTAAGAGCAAATTTGGAGTTGTTGGTCAATCTGAGGAGTGGTGTCTTCATGCTGCAAACTATCTTAACTGTGCTTTGCTTCAATTTCCTTTCTGTTATTTAGGAATTCCGATTGCTGTCAATCCCAAAAGAAGGGTGGTGTGAGATCCTGTAATTAGGAAATTTGAAGATAGGATGAATAGGTGGAATAAGAGAAACATATCCATGGCTGGCAGACTCGCTCTTATTAAGACTGTCTTAACAACACTACCTTTGttttacttatcttttttcAGGGCCCCTAAAACAGTCGTTAATAGGTTATCTTCcattcaaagacaatttttgTGGGGAGGTAAACTAGAAGAGAAGAAGATTGCATGGGTATCTTGGACACAATGTTGTGCTTCTAGAGATGTACGAGGCTTGGGGGTCAAAGATttgagaattttaaataattctctACTAATCAAGTGGAAATGGTTCATGTTTCACCAATCACACCAGTTGTGGAATAGGATTTTGATCTCTAAATATAAGGGGTGGAGAGGATTGGATCAGGGGCCTCACAAACAGCATTTCTCAACCTGGTGGGCTGACCTAAAGGCACTTAATCAAGACAATAGTATGACGGCTGTCTCTAAACAATTCTGCTGGAAGATAGGCAGGGGTGAGAAATGCTCCTACTAAACTCCATCAACATGCTAACACTCGTGGCTTCAACCATGGCTGGTGTTGCAGGTAGTTATGATGGTGCACCAGTTTTGGCTCTTAAACTATCATCagcacttttgttttctgcagccACAGGGATTCTACTTGCTACCAATAAAATCCAACCCTCACAACTTGCTGAGGAACAAAGAAATGCTGCAAGACTGTTTAAGCAGCTTCAGACACAAATCCAAACAGAAATCGCCATTGGAAATCCAAGTGAAGGAGATGTGAGGGATGCAATAGAGAAGGTTTTGGCTCTAGACAAGGCTTATCCACTCCCCTTGTTGGGTGGTGCAATGCTCGAAAAGTTTCCAGCAAAGTTTGAAGTAGCTAGATGGTGGCCAGAAAGTAGATTATCgagcaacaacaaagacaacataATGGAGATTaagaacaacaataataatggaTGGAATGTGGAGTTGGAAGAGGAAATGAGGGAGGTTATTGAAGTgttgaagagaaaaaacatGGAAGACTATGAGAGGTTAGGGAATATTGCACTGAAGATAAACAAGGGTTATGCTGTTTCAGCACCTTTGCTCACCGGAATTGCTGCACTAGGGTCTGTGTTTTCAGGAGATGGATTAGTTCCTGCCCTTGCTAGGGCGTTGGCCACGGTGGTTAATGCTTTTGAGCATGGAGTGCAAGTTGGCATGGTGTTTGAAATGTACAAAACCTGTGGTGGATTTTTTCAGCTGTTGGAGGAGACAATTGAAGCCGCAATTGAAGAGAAAGACTtggacaaaagagaaaatggaaAGCTAATTGAAATGAAGATGGCTTTGCAATTGGGAAGAAGTGTGTCACAGCTGAGGAAACTTGCCACGAAATCTGCTTCATGTTGTATTGAAGGGAGGGAGATACATGAATTTGCCAGCAAACTCTTCTAAgatcaatattttgtttttgttgtttaattCCTTACATaccattcttttaatttttactctATGCTAGAAATCTACCAAAACATGCACACAAAATTTCgttgaaaacaaaaatccaggcctccaaacaacaaaaactggatacaaacttaaaccaacaaAAACTGGATACAGAAAGAACACTATACTTACCTAGGATCAGCTCCAAACAAGGATAGATAAACCCACCCAGTTGCCTTCACGAGTTCCACGGTCTTATTCTCCTAAAAATGTTCCCAAAGTCAACACCAAATAATTAAGCATAATCATCCCAATCAAACccaaaccaataaaataaaaatttaccttCAAGTTGTGAAAACCATCATCGGCACGGATGGAAACTTTGCTCGGCGTGTAACTCTCATCAAGCTTGAAAACCAGAAAAAGCACAATCAACCGCCACAACAAAATGAAACCCCACATTACCATTCTTATTGATACTTTTATATGGTTAGCCAAGTGGACAAAATGACCCAATAATTTGATAAGAACCTTCGGACAATGCCATCGCACTGATTAAGAACTTACTAAGAAGAGCAACAAACTAAGGTAGAGCTCATACCTTGTTAACTGGCAACGTAGAAAGCTTTGAGCTTTGAGCACCCACGACTGTTCCAAGAGCAGTGTAGGGTTTTTTCGACCCACACAGTTCCAACAGCAGTGTAGGGTTTTCTTCGACTTTTCTTCGATAGGAGGTTCTATGGGTTCCAGCCAGCGGTTTCCGACAGTATCGAAATGAATGTGGGGCAATATGGGTGTCGACCGAGCGGTTTCTGGCAGATATCAGgtgggaggagaaagagaatCGAGAGTGCAGAAGGGTTTTCGAAAGCGCGAGTTGTGAAATTTCAACACGTTTTAACTTATTAACATAACaatatcaacatcggttttttaaggaTAATCGATGTTAGGATGAatctgttaacatcggttttctaaaaaccgatgttaacttcaacACGGTAACATCAGTTtctcaaaaaaccgatgttcagttcaactccttaacatcggttttgtcaaaaccaatgttaacactatgaagttaacatcggtttttacaaaactgatgttaacatattcatcttaacctcatgttaacatcggttaacaTGAGGTGGCTATAGGATTGCCGTTCAAACTATGGGATTATCGTTCAAACTatctttcagaaaaaaaaaaaagagtcttcttaaaaataattcagatcCAGAAAAATTTTGTGACATATTTACT
This region includes:
- the LOC114374491 gene encoding probable F-box protein At4g22030, with the translated sequence MLLLNSINMLTLVASTMAGVAGSYDGAPVLALKLSSALLFSAATGILLATNKIQPSQLAEEQRNAARLFKQLQTQIQTEIAIGNPSEGDVRDAIEKVLALDKAYPLPLLGGAMLEKFPAKFEVARWWPESRLSSNNKDNIMEIKNNNNNGWNVELEEEMREVIEVLKRKNMEDYERLGNIALKINKGYAVSAPLLTGIAALGSVFSGDGLVPALARALATVVNAFEHGVQVGMVFEMYKTCGGFFQLLEETIEAAIEEKDLDKRENGKLIEMKMALQLGRSVSQLRKLATKSASCCIEGREIHEFASKLF